The following proteins are encoded in a genomic region of Candidatus Abawacabacteria bacterium:
- a CDS encoding cation:proton antiporter, with translation MSILVELGIIIGAAAIGGIVGYLFKQPLVLAYLLAGIAIGPFGLGLITDTEFIHVVGEIGIMLMLFLVGIEINIDKIRSLGKKALKVGFAQIFFTGIAGWGIALGFGFSMLASAYIAVALTLSSTAICVKLLSDQKTLSSLYGRMAIGILLVQDFVAVLVLVFLNSLGTHTNDSFILDFSLLLAKGLGLAAIIFIILKKPLLFFYHRIAHSQELLILVSLSWCFGIALAAQAMGFSREMGAFLAGLSLANLPYALEISAKSRIIRDFFITIFFVTLGAGMIFTKLSIIVLPLLALSAFVIIGNPLIVLVIMRLLGFDSRSSFFTGITIAQISEFSFILITLGAKLGHVDQTIVSIISMVAIITISISSYMMKYQQRLYVFCKVLIEKLPRMHKGKDIAELTPSNLFDHIILLGCGSGGHQLLDTLAKGNKQFIVVDHDPEVIDELSQKGINCIFGDVQDEELFTTLNATKADLIISLLPHMEDNLALLHYLKESPEPKKPIYIAAVNTGREGFSLFSKGADYVVVKSSLEANHIKEIHRDLYNLEKNYIEQQEQSERIAMRRMEHAMLHDKEYAEIVHELSKLRLQEIQQKRATKEPQ, from the coding sequence ATGTCTATCTTAGTTGAATTAGGCATTATCATTGGAGCAGCTGCAATTGGTGGCATAGTAGGTTACCTTTTTAAACAACCTTTAGTTTTAGCGTATTTATTAGCTGGTATCGCAATTGGGCCTTTTGGTCTTGGTTTGATCACCGATACAGAGTTTATTCATGTGGTCGGCGAAATTGGCATTATGTTAATGCTTTTTTTAGTGGGAATTGAAATTAATATTGATAAAATTCGCAGCTTGGGGAAAAAGGCTCTCAAGGTAGGCTTTGCGCAAATTTTCTTTACTGGTATAGCTGGTTGGGGCATTGCCCTGGGATTTGGCTTCTCAATGCTTGCCAGTGCCTACATTGCCGTCGCCTTAACACTTAGTAGTACTGCTATTTGTGTAAAGCTGCTTTCTGATCAAAAGACACTCAGCTCGCTCTACGGCAGAATGGCTATCGGTATTTTGCTGGTACAAGACTTTGTGGCTGTATTGGTACTAGTTTTTCTCAACAGTTTAGGAACTCACACCAACGATAGTTTTATTTTAGATTTCAGCTTATTGTTGGCCAAAGGACTAGGATTGGCAGCAATTATTTTCATTATTTTAAAAAAACCTTTACTTTTTTTCTATCATCGCATTGCTCATTCTCAAGAGTTATTGATATTAGTCAGTTTGAGTTGGTGTTTCGGCATTGCTTTAGCAGCTCAAGCAATGGGATTCTCTCGAGAAATGGGCGCATTTTTAGCAGGATTGAGCCTAGCTAATTTGCCTTATGCCCTAGAAATTAGTGCCAAAAGTAGAATTATTCGTGACTTTTTTATTACCATATTTTTTGTCACCCTGGGTGCTGGTATGATTTTCACCAAGCTAAGCATCATAGTGTTACCGCTCTTGGCACTATCAGCTTTTGTTATTATTGGTAATCCTTTGATTGTCCTTGTGATTATGCGACTTTTAGGTTTCGACAGTCGTAGCAGTTTCTTTACGGGTATTACCATTGCTCAGATCAGTGAATTTTCTTTTATTCTCATCACCCTGGGAGCAAAGCTGGGCCATGTGGATCAGACTATTGTCAGCATTATTAGTATGGTAGCCATTATCACCATATCAATTTCATCCTACATGATGAAGTATCAGCAAAGGCTTTATGTATTTTGTAAAGTATTGATAGAAAAGTTACCCCGAATGCATAAAGGAAAAGATATTGCTGAGCTTACCCCATCTAATCTCTTCGATCATATTATTCTTTTAGGCTGTGGTAGTGGCGGCCATCAATTGTTAGATACTTTAGCCAAAGGTAATAAGCAATTTATTGTGGTAGATCATGATCCCGAAGTGATCGATGAGCTTAGTCAAAAGGGCATTAATTGCATTTTTGGTGATGTTCAAGATGAAGAGTTATTTACCACCCTCAATGCTACTAAAGCTGATCTCATTATCTCTCTGTTACCACATATGGAAGACAATTTAGCCTTGCTGCACTATCTAAAGGAATCCCCTGAACCCAAGAAACCCATTTATATTGCGGCAGTTAATACTGGACGTGAAGGCTTTAGCCTATTTAGCAAAGGCGCAGACTATGTAGTAGTCAAGTCTTCGCTGGAGGCTAATCATATCAAAGAGATTCATCGCGATTTATACAATTTAGAAAAAAACTATATTGAACAACAGGAACAAAGTGAGCGAATAGCAATGAGACGAATGGAGCATGCTATGCTGCATGATAAAGAATATGCCGAAATAGTTCATGAACTAAGCAAATTGCGCTTACAGGAAATACAGCAGAAACGAGCAACCAAAGAACCACAATGA